The following nucleotide sequence is from Flavobacterium sp. N1736.
AAGTACACCACGTACGTCCTAGAGTAGTCATTTTGGTTGATGATGAAGGAAATGAAATTGTGCTTCCAAAGGAAAAACAAATTCCATCTGACTTTTTCCGTAAAGGAGATAATGTTCGTGGAATTATTGAAAGCGTTGAATTAAAAGGAAACAAACCTCAAATTATTATGTCCAGAACTTCTGAAAAGTTCTTGGAAAAATTATTTGAACAAGAAATTCCTGAAGTATTCGACGGTTTGATTACTGTTAAAAATGTAGTGCGTATTCCTGGTGAAAAAGCAAAAGTAGCAGTAGATTCGTATGATGACAGAATTGATCCTGTTGGAGCTTGCGTAGGTATGAAAGGATCTCGTATTCACGGAATTGTTCGTGAACTAGGAAACGAAAATATCGACGTAATCAACTACACAAGTAATATTCAATTGTTTATTACAAGAGCATTAAGCCCTGCAAAAGTTTCTTCTATCAAAATTGATGAAGAAAATAAAAGAGCCGAAGTTTTCTTGAAATTAGAAGAAGTTTCTAAAGCAATTGGTAGAGGTGGTCACAATATTAAACTGGCGGGTCAGTTAACAGGTTATGAGCTGGATGTTATCAGAGAAGGAGATGTTGCAAGCGGAGAAGATGATGACGTTGAATTAACAGAGTTTTCAGATGAAATCGAAGACTGGGTTATTGAGGAATTTGCAAAAATTGGTTTAGATACAGCTAGAAGTATCTTAAAACAAGAAGTAGAAGATTTAGTAAGAAGAACGGATTTAGAAGAGGAAACTATTCTTGACGTTATGAAAATACTAAAAGAAGAGTTTGATAGCTAGTTATCTGCTCTAACAACACAACGAAAAAGGTAATAATAAAAAGGTTATATGTCTGAAGAGAGAGTAATAAGAATAAACAAGGTTTTAAGGGAATTAAATATTTCGTTAGAAAGAGCTGTTGATTATCTAAAAGATAAGGGAATTGCTATTGATGCAAATCCAAATGCGAAAATTTCTGATAGCGAATTTAATATCCTACAAAGCCAATTTGCGGGCGATAAGGGGAATAAAGAGGCTTCTAAAGAAGTTGGTGAAGAGAAAAGAAAAGAAAAAGAAGCTTTGCGTGTTGAGCGTGAAAAAGAAATTGAAGACAAACGCAGACAAGACGAAGAACGCCAAAAACAACAAGAGATTATCAAAGCGAGAGCTGTTGTAACCGGACCTGTTCAAGTTGGTAAAATAGATTTAAATCCAAAGAAACCTACAGTTGTTTCTACACCACCTGTTGAGGAACCGGCTAAAGTCGAAGAACCGAAAGCAGTTGTTACTCCAACTCAACCAGAAAAACCTGTTCAAAAAGAAATTGTACAGCCTGAGCCAGTTGTTGCTCCTGTAGTTTCTGAAGAGAAAAAGGTAGAAAAACCTATTATTACAGAGAAAAAAGAAGTAAAAGCTGAGAATCCTAAAGTAGCGCAAGAACCTGTTGTTTCAACAGATCCTGCAACTGCTGAGGAAACAATCACTACGCAATATCAAAAATTATCTGGAACTACACTTACCGGGCAAACAATTGATTTATCTCAATTTAATAAACCTAAGAAAAAGAAAGAAGATCCAAAGATAACTCCTAATAAACCAGGAGCTCCGGGAGCCGGAGGAAATAACGCCAATAAAAATAAGCGTAAAAGAATTGCTCCTAAACCGGGAGCGCCGGGTGCACCAAAACCTGCTACAGGTAATGCGCCGGGAACTCCAAACCCAAATAAAATCACTCCAAATACTGGTGGTGGAGGTTTTAATGCTAACAGAAGCGCAAGACCAGGTTTTGTAAAAGGAAACCGTCCTGCAATTGTTGCTAAAGTTGAGCCTACTGAAGAGGAGGTAAAAAACCAAATTAGAGAGACTCTTGAAAAACTTCAGGGTAAAGGTGGAAAATCAAAAGCTGCTAAATACAGAAGAGATAAAAGAGATACGCACCGTCAGAAATCTGATGAAGAGCAAAGAGCAATTGACGAAGGAAGTAAAACTATTAAAGTTACAGAATTCGTTACGGTTGGTGAAATTGCAATCATGATGGATGTGCCAATTACTAAGGTTATTGGAACTTGTATGTCGCTTGGTATCATGGTTACGATGAATCAGCGTTTAGATGCTGAAACATTAACAATCGTAGCAGATGAATTTGGTTACGAAGTTGAATTTATTACTGTTGATATCGAAGAAGCTATTGAAGTAGTTGAAGATAGAGAAGAAGATTTAGTAGTTAGAGCGCCAATCGTTACTGTAATGGGTCACGTCGATCACGGTAAAACATCTTTACTGGATTATATTCGTAAAGAAAATGTTATCGCTGGTGAGTCTGGAGGTATTACACAGCACATTGGGGCATACGGAGTTACTTTAGATAATGGTCAGAAAATTGCATTTTTAGATACTCCGGGTCACGAGGCGTTTACCGCGATGCGTGCACGTGGAGCTCAAGTTACCGATATTGCCATTATTGTAGTAGCTGCGGATGATGATATCATGCCACAAACAAAAGAAGCAATTTCTCACGCACAAGCTGCGGGAGTGCCAATTATATTTGCAATCAATAAAATTGATAAGCCAAATGCTAATGTTGAGAAAATCAAAGAGCGTTTAGCAGGAATGAATTTACTTGTTGAAGATTGGGGTGGAAAAATTCAGTCACATGATATTTCTGCAAAAGTTGGAACAGGAGTAAAAGAATTACTAGAAAAAGTTTTATTAGAAGCTGAAATTTTAGATTTAAAATCTAATCCAAATAAAGCAGCTCAGGGAACTGTAGTTGAAGCTTTCTTAGATAAAGGAAAAGGATATGTATCAACAATCTTAGTTCAACACGGAACTTTAAAAGTTGGAGATTATATGTTAGCTGGAAAGCATCACGGTAAAATTAAAGCGATGCATGATGAAAGAGGGCATATTGTTATAGAAGCAGGTCCTTCGACTCCAGTATCTGTTTTAGGTCTTGACGGTGCTGCAACTGCAGGTGATAAGTTTAACGTTTTTGAAGATGAAAAAGAAGCAAAACAAATTGCATCGAAACGTTCTCAATTAATGCGTGAACAATCTGTACGTACACAACGACATATTACACTTGATGAAATTGGTCGTCGTATCGCTCTTGGTCAGTTTAAAGAATTGAACGTAATCCTTAAAGGAGACGTTGATGGATCTGTTGAAGCATTATCAGATTCGTTCTCTAAACTTTCTACAGAAGAAATTCAAATTAATATTATCCATAAAGGTGTTGGAGCAATTACAGAGACTGACGTTATGTTGGCTTCTGCTTCTGATGCGATTATTATCGGATTTAACGTTCGTCCTGCAGGAAATGCAAGACAACTTGCAGATAAAGAAGAAATCGATATTCGTTACTATTCTATTATCTATGCTGCTATCGATGACTTAAAAGACGCGATGGAAGGAATGTTAGCTCCTGAGATGAAAGAAGAAATTTTAGGAACTGCCGAAATCCGTGAGATTTTCAAAATTTCTAAAGTTGGTTCAATTGCAGGTTGTATGGTAATGGATGGTAAAATTATGAGAACTTCTAAAATTAGAGTTATCAGAGACGGAGTAGTAGTGCATACAGGTGAACTTGTAGCCTTAAAACGTTTCAAAGACGACGTTAAAGAAGTTTCTAAAGGTTACGATTGTGGTATCCAGATTAAAGGATATAATGACATTGAAGAAAGAGATGTTATTGAAGCGTACCATGAAGTTGCTATCAAAAAGAAATTGAAATAATATTCAATAATTATATTAAAAAGTCCCAATGAAAATTGGGACTTTTTTTTTGGGTTTAACTTTTACTTTGTCACTTGTCAATTTAGAAAGTTTAAAATATAAAAGTGGATATTTATAAGTCGTTTTTCCTCAATTGTAGATTTAATCGATTTACAGAGGTTTTTTTGTTGTATTAGATTGGCAATCGTTATGTGAATGATCGTTTAAGACAGTCGTTAATTTAATGGTTAGACTGTATTAATGACTTGATTTTTGAATTCTAAATACTTGAAAAATTGATTTTACAGCGTATTTCAAAAGAGTATGATTTCAATATTTAGTTTAGGTATAAAAAAAAAGCGAGACTAAAATCTCGCTTTTTTGTATTAATAAGGGTATATTTTTATTTGCCTGGCTTGATTAAAAAAACACTTTTGTATTTATTTTTTATGTCCGCCAAAATTCGTTCTGCTTCTATTCTGGTTTTAAAGTTTCCAACCAATACTTTGTAGTTTGGTGTATTAAAAATTATAGTCCCGTCAATATCACTATATTCTCTTTTGAAATCATTTAAGGTCTTTTTGGCGTCTTCGCTTTTTCCACTGAATATTTGAATTTTATAAGTGTCGTTTGTACTTAATGACGTGTTAATTTTACGCTTGTCGTTTAGTAACTGCTCAAATTTTGGGTCCTGATTTAGTGTTAAATTTTGGTCTTGAGCATGAATATTATATGTTAAAGTAAACATAGTTAATGTTAAGAAAAAGCTTTTTGAAAGGGTTAAAATTCTCATAATGTGATGGTTTTTATGCAAAAATAGTATTTAAAGTTTGTATTAAAAATTTTGATATTATTTAGAATTGATATAAATTGATATTTAAGAGTATTTTAAGGTTTTGAGAATAGTTCATAAGTCGTATTTTTGTGCAAGTTTTAAAAGAGGGTATTCGATTTTTACTGATTTATTACAGAAAAAATCATACCAAAAATTAGTAGATAATTATTATACTATATGAAAAAGGTGGGTAACCATAATTCGATCTCAAGAAAATTGCTGCTTAGCTTATCGCTAACGCTTATTTTCTCCTTAACTTCATTTGCTCAAGATGCTGCTGCTCCGGCGGCACCTGAAGCTGCTGCTCCGGCTGCTGCTGCAGGTGGTGATCCAGTAAAAGGGAAGGAACTTTTTAATGCAAATTGCGCTGCATGTCACAAATTAGATGCTAAATCAACAGGTCCTGCTTTAAGAGGAGTTGCTGCAAAGCATGAAATGGCTTGGATCTACAAGTGGGTTCACAACAGTTCTGAAGTTATTAAATCAGGTGATGCTGTTGCTGTAAAACTTTTTGAAGAAAACAATAAGTCTGTAATGACTCCTTTTCCTCAATTGTCTACAGGTGATATTGATAATATTATCGCTTATACTTCTGAAGTAAAAGCTGAGCCTGCAGCTGGTGCCCCTGGTTCTGCTGCGCCTCCGGGAACAAACGTTGAAGGTGGCGGAATTTCTAATAACATTATTTTAGGAGCTCTTGCTCTTGTAATGGCAATTTTAGTTGTTATGTTGTTCATGGTGAACAAAGTATTAACTAAAGTAGCAGGAAATAATGGTATTGTAGTTGCTCCAAAAGAAGCTAGAACTCCAATTTGGAAAGCCTTTGCTAAAAACCAATTTTTGGTACTAGTTACTTCTATATTCTTGCTTTTGGCGAGTGGTTATTTTGTGTATGCTTACTTAATGCAAGTAGGTGTTGATCAAAATTATGAGCCAATTCAGCCAATTCACTATTCTCATAAAATTCACGCAGGAGATAACGAGATCAATTGTAAATATTGTCACTCTGCTGCTCGTGTGAGTAAAACTGCTGGTATTCCTTCTTTGAATGTTTGTATGAACTGTCATAAAAATATTTCTGAAGTTGCTGAAACTACTGCTACTCCTGAGTACAGCAAAGCATTTTACGATGCTCAAATTCAAAAATTATACGATGCTGTTGGATGGGATAAGGCGAAACAAGCTTATACCGGAAAAACACAGCCTGTGAAATGGGTTCGTATTCATAATCTGCCTGATTTTGTTTACTTCAATCACTCTCAACACGTTTCTGTTGCAGGAATTGAATGTCAAACTTGTCACGGCCCAGTGCAGGAATTTGAGATCATGAAGCAATACTCTAAATTAACAATGGGATGGTGTATTGATTGCCATAGAAAAACTGATGTTAAGATGGAAGGAAATGCATATTATGATAAAATTCATGCTGAACTTTCTAAAAAATACGGTGTAGAAAAATTGACTGCAGCGCAAATGGGAGGTTTAGAATGCGGTAAATGCCACTATTAATCGAATTATTAAGATTTTAATATTTATATACAATGTCATCAAACAAAAAATACTGGAAAAGTGTTGAGGAACTAGAAAATAGTTCTATTGTTGAGGCGCTTAGAAATAACGAATTCGTTGAAGAGATTCCTACAGAAGAATTCTTAGGGAATGCAGATGCTTTAGCTCAATCTGGAACTTCACGTCGTGACTTTTTAAAGTACGTAGGATTTAGTACTGCAGCGGTAACTCTAGCTGCCTGCGAAGGTCCTGTTCACAAGTCTATACCATATGTGTTACAACCGGAACAAATCATTCCTGGTGTTGCTGATTATTATGCAACTACTGTTTTTGATGGTTTTGATTTTGCTAACCTTTTAGTAAAAACTCGTGAGGGTCGTCCAATTAAAATTGATAACAATACTATTTCTGGAGCTAAGTTTTCAGCCAATGCTAGAATTCATGCGTCTATCTTATCATTATATGATAGCATGCGTTTGAAAGAACCTAAATTGGATGGAAAAAATAGTAGCTGGTCTGCTGTTGATTTGAAAATAAAATCAAGTCTTGCTGATGCAAAAGCAAAAGGCGGACAAGTGGTATTGCTGACAAATACTTTAGCAAGTCCGTCTACTGAGAAATTAATAGGGGAATTTATTGCTAAAAACCCAAATGCAAAACACGTTGTTTATGACGCTGTTTCTTCTTCGGAAGCTTTAGATGCATTTGAAACAGTTTACGGAGAAAGAGCTCTTGTTGATTACGATTTTTCAAAAGCTTCTTTAATTGTGTCTGTTGGAGCTGATTTCTTAGGAGATTGGCAAGGTGGTGGATACGATGCAGGATATGCACAGGGACGTATTCCTCAAAACGGAAAAATGTCACGTCACTTTCAGTTCGAATCAAACATGACATTGTCTGGTGCTGCTGCGGATAAACGTATTCCAATGACTCCGGCAGATCAAAAACAAGCTTTAGTTTTAGTTTATAATATTATTGCAGGTGCTTCTGTTCCGGTTTCTTTAGATGCCAAATTTAAAACAGAAGTTACTAAAGCTGCTCAACAGTTAAAAGCTGCTGGTTCTAAAGGAGTTTTAGTATCTGGAATTGAAGATAAAAATGCTCAATTATTAGTTTTAGCTATCAATCAGGTATTGGCTAGTGAAGCTTTTAATACAGCTGGTACAAGACAAATTAGAAAAGGTTCTAATGCGATTGTATCTCAATTAATAAAAGATATGAATGCTGGAAGTGTTCATACTTTAATCATGAGTGGTATTAATCCGGTTTATACATTAGCTGATTCAGCTTCTTTTGTATCTGGATTGAAAAAAGTAAAAACTTCAGTTGCTTTTTCTTTAAAAGAAGATGAAACTGCTTCAGTTACTACAATTGCTGCTCCGGCTCCTCATTATTTAGAATCTTGGGGTGATGTAGAGATTACTAAAGGAACTTATAGTTTAACTCAACCAACTATTCGTCCTATATTCAATACAAAACAATTTCAAGACGTTTTATTATCAGTAAATGGAGTTTCCGGAACTTTCTACGATTATCTTAAAGCTAGTTCAGCTGGGATTATTGCAGGTTCTTCTTGGAATAAAGTTTTACATGATGGTGTTTTTGTAATTGGTTCGACTGCATTATCTGCAGGTTCTGTTGATTATGCTACTGCTGCAAATGCGGTTTCAAAATCAAAAGCTGCAGGAGAATTTGAATTAGTGTTGTATACTAAAACAGGTTTAGGTGACGGACAACAAGCAAACAACCCTTGGTTGCAAGAGTTTCCGGATCCAATCACAAGAGTTTCTTGGGATAACTATGTTACAGTTTCTAATGCTGATGCTAAAAAACTTGGCTTGACAAATGAAATTGTTGCTAACGGAGGTTTAAACGGAAGTTATGCTACAATTACTACTGCTGA
It contains:
- the nusA gene encoding transcription termination factor NusA produces the protein MENLALIDSFSEFKDNKLIDRVTLMAILEDVFRNALKKKYGSDDNFDIIINPDKGDMEIWRRRVIVADEDLDFENEEITLTEARMIEADFEIGEEVSEEVKLIDLGRRAILALRQNLISKIHEHDNTNLYKQFKDIIGDIYTAEVHHVRPRVVILVDDEGNEIVLPKEKQIPSDFFRKGDNVRGIIESVELKGNKPQIIMSRTSEKFLEKLFEQEIPEVFDGLITVKNVVRIPGEKAKVAVDSYDDRIDPVGACVGMKGSRIHGIVRELGNENIDVINYTSNIQLFITRALSPAKVSSIKIDEENKRAEVFLKLEEVSKAIGRGGHNIKLAGQLTGYELDVIREGDVASGEDDDVELTEFSDEIEDWVIEEFAKIGLDTARSILKQEVEDLVRRTDLEEETILDVMKILKEEFDS
- the infB gene encoding translation initiation factor IF-2 yields the protein MSEERVIRINKVLRELNISLERAVDYLKDKGIAIDANPNAKISDSEFNILQSQFAGDKGNKEASKEVGEEKRKEKEALRVEREKEIEDKRRQDEERQKQQEIIKARAVVTGPVQVGKIDLNPKKPTVVSTPPVEEPAKVEEPKAVVTPTQPEKPVQKEIVQPEPVVAPVVSEEKKVEKPIITEKKEVKAENPKVAQEPVVSTDPATAEETITTQYQKLSGTTLTGQTIDLSQFNKPKKKKEDPKITPNKPGAPGAGGNNANKNKRKRIAPKPGAPGAPKPATGNAPGTPNPNKITPNTGGGGFNANRSARPGFVKGNRPAIVAKVEPTEEEVKNQIRETLEKLQGKGGKSKAAKYRRDKRDTHRQKSDEEQRAIDEGSKTIKVTEFVTVGEIAIMMDVPITKVIGTCMSLGIMVTMNQRLDAETLTIVADEFGYEVEFITVDIEEAIEVVEDREEDLVVRAPIVTVMGHVDHGKTSLLDYIRKENVIAGESGGITQHIGAYGVTLDNGQKIAFLDTPGHEAFTAMRARGAQVTDIAIIVVAADDDIMPQTKEAISHAQAAGVPIIFAINKIDKPNANVEKIKERLAGMNLLVEDWGGKIQSHDISAKVGTGVKELLEKVLLEAEILDLKSNPNKAAQGTVVEAFLDKGKGYVSTILVQHGTLKVGDYMLAGKHHGKIKAMHDERGHIVIEAGPSTPVSVLGLDGAATAGDKFNVFEDEKEAKQIASKRSQLMREQSVRTQRHITLDEIGRRIALGQFKELNVILKGDVDGSVEALSDSFSKLSTEEIQINIIHKGVGAITETDVMLASASDAIIIGFNVRPAGNARQLADKEEIDIRYYSIIYAAIDDLKDAMEGMLAPEMKEEILGTAEIREIFKISKVGSIAGCMVMDGKIMRTSKIRVIRDGVVVHTGELVALKRFKDDVKEVSKGYDCGIQIKGYNDIEERDVIEAYHEVAIKKKLK
- a CDS encoding SPOR domain-containing protein gives rise to the protein MRILTLSKSFFLTLTMFTLTYNIHAQDQNLTLNQDPKFEQLLNDKRKINTSLSTNDTYKIQIFSGKSEDAKKTLNDFKREYSDIDGTIIFNTPNYKVLVGNFKTRIEAERILADIKNKYKSVFLIKPGK
- a CDS encoding c-type cytochrome; translated protein: MKKVGNHNSISRKLLLSLSLTLIFSLTSFAQDAAAPAAPEAAAPAAAAGGDPVKGKELFNANCAACHKLDAKSTGPALRGVAAKHEMAWIYKWVHNSSEVIKSGDAVAVKLFEENNKSVMTPFPQLSTGDIDNIIAYTSEVKAEPAAGAPGSAAPPGTNVEGGGISNNIILGALALVMAILVVMLFMVNKVLTKVAGNNGIVVAPKEARTPIWKAFAKNQFLVLVTSIFLLLASGYFVYAYLMQVGVDQNYEPIQPIHYSHKIHAGDNEINCKYCHSAARVSKTAGIPSLNVCMNCHKNISEVAETTATPEYSKAFYDAQIQKLYDAVGWDKAKQAYTGKTQPVKWVRIHNLPDFVYFNHSQHVSVAGIECQTCHGPVQEFEIMKQYSKLTMGWCIDCHRKTDVKMEGNAYYDKIHAELSKKYGVEKLTAAQMGGLECGKCHY
- a CDS encoding TAT-variant-translocated molybdopterin oxidoreductase, producing MSSNKKYWKSVEELENSSIVEALRNNEFVEEIPTEEFLGNADALAQSGTSRRDFLKYVGFSTAAVTLAACEGPVHKSIPYVLQPEQIIPGVADYYATTVFDGFDFANLLVKTREGRPIKIDNNTISGAKFSANARIHASILSLYDSMRLKEPKLDGKNSSWSAVDLKIKSSLADAKAKGGQVVLLTNTLASPSTEKLIGEFIAKNPNAKHVVYDAVSSSEALDAFETVYGERALVDYDFSKASLIVSVGADFLGDWQGGGYDAGYAQGRIPQNGKMSRHFQFESNMTLSGAAADKRIPMTPADQKQALVLVYNIIAGASVPVSLDAKFKTEVTKAAQQLKAAGSKGVLVSGIEDKNAQLLVLAINQVLASEAFNTAGTRQIRKGSNAIVSQLIKDMNAGSVHTLIMSGINPVYTLADSASFVSGLKKVKTSVAFSLKEDETASVTTIAAPAPHYLESWGDVEITKGTYSLTQPTIRPIFNTKQFQDVLLSVNGVSGTFYDYLKASSAGIIAGSSWNKVLHDGVFVIGSTALSAGSVDYATAANAVSKSKAAGEFELVLYTKTGLGDGQQANNPWLQEFPDPITRVSWDNYVTVSNADAKKLGLTNEIVANGGLNGSYATITTADGSKLENVPVIVQPGQAVGTLGLAVGYGRKAALKEEMVVGLNAYALYKNFNSVQSVSIAKANGVHEFACVQGQKTLMGRGDIIKETTLEIFNTKDAEHWNEKPMVSLDHQEVEATTVDLWESFDRTAGHHFNLSIDLNACTGCGACVIACHAENNVPVVGKAEVRRSRDMHWLRIDRYYSSESTFEGDNERKENIAGLSSSLSTFNEMEKAGDNPQVSFQPVMCQHCNHAPCETVCPVAATSHGREGQNHMAYNRCVGTRYCANNCPYKVRRFNWFLYNKNSEFDYHMNDDLGRMVLNPDVNVRSRGVMEKCSMCIQMTQATKLKAKNEGRPVADGEFQTACSNACSSGAMIFGDVNDKESKVAKLAADERSYHLLEHVGTKPNVVYHVKVRNT